The Drosophila yakuba strain Tai18E2 chromosome X, Prin_Dyak_Tai18E2_2.1, whole genome shotgun sequence DNA segment gtttaacATGAGCTCCCAAAGACCAGTTAACGAGTTTTGTTGCGTCTTAACTGCGGTTTGGCTGCGATTTGATGCATTTTCGGTGCTGTTGAGCAGTGTATACCGCTTTCAATCTAGTATATTCCTCAGCGGTCCATGGCATGGTCATACCGCCCACGATAAAGTTTCcacaaataacaataataacacaATATAGACGAAAATAATGCACAAATAACGCGGCCCCAAAGAACCTGCGCGGTGAACCACATGCAGTAGCATGGATAAACTCCGCGGCGGGACTCTGGTCGGCGGTGGATCCCCCAGCGGCGCTGGATCGACGACTCCGGGTCAGGAGCACCAGCAACTGGAGCAGTATCAGTACCCCAAAAACCTGATCGAGCAATATCTTAGGGCCTCCAGCAAGATCAAGAAGTTCGAGCGGGCCGGCTTCTTCAAGTGAGTAGTTACGGCAATGAGATACATGCGTAATTCTATAGGTACGCTGCATTTCCATTCATTACGTTTCATTATTAGCAAGTCATTACCCAATTCAAAGCTTCTATCTAAAGTCTATTTGAAGTTCTTAAATCAACAATCTTAAATCCCCAATCTCAATACTCCAATGCTTCTCTGATTCCCAGACGCTTTGCGCCCAGCGTGGTCGATGTGCAGGCGGACTTCCAGCGACTGGCCTACAGCTTCGAGGAGTCGGGCATCCTGCAGTACGCGGCCATGTGCCACATTGGGTATGCCAAGTGCGAGTCCTACGGCGGTGCACCGCAGCGTGAATCGGAGGCTTATCTGCGGGCAGCGAGATCCTTTTTGGCGGCGCACAACGAGTCCGGGCAGCTGCATCTGCGCACCCGCCACTCGGGATTTCGGGAGGGAGCGCTCCATTGCTATCACCGTGCGGCGGATCGAGCGGTGGACGGATGTGTCTTCAAGGCGGCCATTCTGCGAGAGTTGAAGCAGCTGCAGCGCCAGCTGGACAGCACCAGCAGCTTCGCTTCGCCCACCCATCAGATCCACGACCTGGAAATCAGCGCCGAGACGAGTGGCCAGCGCGGCGATTTCCGCAGCGCGCTGCAGCACTACGACGACATTGTAGATAATGTTTACGAGCGCCGCGGTGCTGGCACGTACGGTGAACTATTGCGGCGCGTTGAGGTACTGCGTCTGTTGCTCCTAGTCCATTTGAACCTGCCTCCCGCACGCCAGTCACCCGCCCACATCAAGCTGATCGAGTACTACTACAACCTGGCGCAGTTTGAGTCGCGCCCCTGCTCGGCGGACGACGGGGGTTCAGCGGAGCGTCCGGGAGCATTTGTGcccgagcagcagcagtatgCGCTGGCGGAGATTACGTGTGCCTGGGTGGAGCGTAAAATGTGCGATCTAAAGCACCTTCTACGCGATTTTGGAGCTGAATTCGGATCATTGAGCGGCGTAGAAAGGCAGCTTCTGGCGGTGATGCATTCGGAACTGGCCAGGAGCTACTAGATTATAGTCCTAAGATCGTACTGTACATTATTTACTACTGGATCATTACCACTGAATAGCACATATAACTATCGCTTAAGTGTAACCAAGTCTACCAACTAACCTTTGAACGTGCCTACACgcataacaattaaaaattaacaaacgAAAGACCAGGTGAATGCAGCAATAAAGCGAAGGTGCGAAAcgcaataaaatgtaataggATTTGAGCGATCACGCTTGAGATttgtacaataaataaaggaaTTACGAATGATAATGCGGACATACAGATGactaacaaacaaatttgtttcttatcAATCCAACAGGTGTTCTAGAAACCATTAATAAAGAAGCCAAGGGATGTGCAATATTTTGgtcatttaatttgtttatttacctTGTCAAgcaacttgttttttttttttcttagcAATTTCTCAATTAAGTTAGCTAATTAATGCAACACTCTTCGGGTGCCACAACTGATATTCAGAATCTAATCGCATAGATTTCTACATCGCATTGTATGTTTCGtgatttgtttgtgtttgcttacaaaacgttttgtttttcgctgGAGCTTACAATtccaatttgttaaataaCCTATAATATCTTTTTGTTTatgtaatttgtaaattttcatatatttatatatatatatatatatatatatgtatgtttcaTGTAATACCCATTAATCCTTTCTATGCCTGTtacacatttccattttccatttacttTGCTTTGTATTTAAATCGAATATTGAATCGCTAAGCACTCGCCGTTGTCTTTGTCGAATCCGCGGGCAACGAATTCACGGTTCGGAATTGGGAGGGCAGTTTAACATCGTTTCTCACACGTTTTGGTTCGACTCGCTTAATCAGAACGTTAAGTACATACTTCTGTTGTTGtagtttaaattgtttaatttgtaaatatatagttaaggcgtaaataaattacaaaaaaataaaatatatttttatatatatgtttacATGAAACCTAGCGAAGaattaaacgaaattataTAAGCGCAAGATCACAAGCAGTTTTGTAGTTGGTTGGTTGTATTTATAAGTTATAGTTCCCGTTCACTGACGTTGCTGTTGTCTGTCCACTTtgtaattgtatatatttataatttttattttgtttaattcgacacgtaaaaagaaaaaattcagCTAAAATTTGTGTGTTGCTGTTGAGTTA contains these protein-coding regions:
- the LOC6524861 gene encoding uncharacterized protein LOC6524861 — protein: MDKLRGGTLVGGGSPSGAGSTTPGQEHQQLEQYQYPKNLIEQYLRASSKIKKFERAGFFKRFAPSVVDVQADFQRLAYSFEESGILQYAAMCHIGYAKCESYGGAPQRESEAYLRAARSFLAAHNESGQLHLRTRHSGFREGALHCYHRAADRAVDGCVFKAAILRELKQLQRQLDSTSSFASPTHQIHDLEISAETSGQRGDFRSALQHYDDIVDNVYERRGAGTYGELLRRVEVLRLLLLVHLNLPPARQSPAHIKLIEYYYNLAQFESRPCSADDGGSAERPGAFVPEQQQYALAEITCAWVERKMCDLKHLLRDFGAEFGSLSGVERQLLAVMHSELARSY